A single region of the Aeromicrobium chenweiae genome encodes:
- a CDS encoding DUF5709 domain-containing protein: MTEVPETPDTPDIIPTDDFGPDQDAIFDDPDEVMDEGYSPPEKYRGEGFGTTAEEQLEGESLEQRLRQEEPEPDPYAPEPEILDDGEVGTERAGRLVDPDGGIGEDTEKDLIGEDVGIDGAAASAEEAAVHVVDED; encoded by the coding sequence ATGACCGAAGTACCTGAGACACCTGACACCCCTGACATCATCCCCACGGACGATTTCGGACCCGACCAGGACGCGATCTTCGACGATCCCGACGAGGTCATGGACGAGGGTTACTCGCCGCCGGAGAAGTACCGCGGCGAGGGGTTCGGCACGACGGCCGAGGAGCAGCTGGAGGGTGAGTCCCTCGAGCAGCGCCTCCGCCAGGAGGAGCCCGAGCCCGACCCGTACGCCCCGGAGCCGGAGATCCTCGACGACGGCGAGGTCGGCACCGAGCGCGCCGGACGACTGGTCGATCCCGACGGCGGCATCGGCGAGGACACCGAGAAGGACCTCATCGGCGAGGACGTCGGCATCGACGGTGCCGCCGCTAGCGCCGAGGAGGCTGCCGTCCACGTCGTCGACGAGGACTGA
- the rimI gene encoding ribosomal protein S18-alanine N-acetyltransferase, protein MSRTATEADVEAIAAIERSCFGASAWSEGLVRDEVVSDRHVVLVTDDLAAYAAASLAGETADLDRIAVLPAARGRGLARDLLTDLVDRVRDLGADRMLLEVAADNAAAIGLYEAHGFDTISTRRGYYAGGIDALVMEITIAEWR, encoded by the coding sequence ATGAGCCGCACGGCGACCGAGGCCGACGTCGAGGCGATCGCCGCGATCGAGCGCTCCTGCTTCGGCGCCTCCGCGTGGAGCGAGGGCCTCGTCCGCGACGAGGTGGTCAGCGACCGGCACGTCGTGCTGGTGACCGACGACCTGGCGGCGTACGCGGCGGCGTCCCTGGCCGGGGAGACCGCCGACCTGGACCGCATCGCGGTGCTGCCGGCCGCCCGCGGACGGGGCCTCGCCCGCGACCTGCTGACCGACCTGGTCGACCGGGTGCGCGACCTCGGTGCGGACCGGATGCTGCTGGAGGTCGCCGCCGACAACGCCGCGGCGATCGGGCTCTACGAGGCGCACGGCTTCGACACCATCAGCACCCGTCGCGGCTACTACGCGGGTGGCATCGACGCGCTCGTCATGGAGATCACCATCGCGGAGTGGCGCTGA
- the tsaB gene encoding tRNA (adenosine(37)-N6)-threonylcarbamoyltransferase complex dimerization subunit type 1 TsaB has translation MLLLAFDTATPAITVAVHDGERVVAEAYGEGAMAHGELLAPAIRDAMAQAGATMADLTDVAVGVGPGPFTGLRVGVVTALTLGSTLGLTTHGVCSLDIVAADVQVEGEFLVATDARRKEVYWARYGADHVRLDGPHVLKPADLAAQHPSLPAYGRGAHLYDGVLRAAGEASDPRAAALADLVVSGRAVQVPLEPLYLRRPDAVPQASSKRA, from the coding sequence GTGCTCCTCCTCGCCTTCGACACCGCCACACCCGCGATCACCGTTGCCGTCCACGACGGCGAGCGGGTGGTCGCCGAGGCGTACGGCGAGGGCGCGATGGCGCACGGCGAGCTGCTCGCCCCGGCCATCCGCGACGCGATGGCGCAGGCCGGCGCCACGATGGCCGACCTGACCGATGTCGCGGTCGGCGTGGGACCGGGTCCGTTCACCGGGTTGCGCGTCGGCGTCGTCACCGCCCTGACCCTCGGCTCGACGCTCGGCCTGACGACCCACGGCGTGTGCTCGCTCGACATCGTGGCCGCCGACGTCCAGGTGGAGGGTGAGTTCCTCGTCGCGACCGACGCCCGCCGCAAGGAGGTCTACTGGGCCCGCTACGGAGCGGACCACGTACGCCTCGACGGGCCGCACGTGCTCAAGCCCGCCGACCTCGCCGCCCAGCACCCGAGCCTCCCGGCGTACGGACGGGGCGCGCACCTCTACGACGGCGTCCTGCGCGCGGCGGGCGAGGCGAGCGATCCCCGTGCTGCCGCGCTGGCGGACCTCGTGGTCTCCGGGCGCGCGGTGCAGGTGCCGCTCGAGCCGCTCTACCTGCGCCGTCCCGACGCGGTGCCGCAGGCCTCGTCCAAGCGGGCATGA